The following coding sequences lie in one Steroidobacter denitrificans genomic window:
- the smpB gene encoding SsrA-binding protein SmpB — protein MSKKKSRADTPTIAENRKARYDYFIEDTYEAGLALQGWEVKSLRAGRAQLKEAYVFIRDAEAYLFGAHISALPTASTHIVPDPVRTRKLLLNRAELDQLVGAVERRGYTLVPLELYWKNGKAKLRIGLAKGKKEHDKRDTEKDRDWKREKSRLMKHSAR, from the coding sequence ATGAGCAAGAAAAAGTCCCGCGCAGATACACCTACAATCGCCGAAAACCGCAAGGCGCGCTACGACTATTTCATCGAGGACACATACGAGGCCGGGCTCGCCCTGCAGGGCTGGGAAGTCAAGAGCCTGCGGGCGGGGCGGGCGCAGCTGAAGGAAGCCTATGTGTTCATCAGGGACGCCGAAGCCTACCTGTTCGGGGCGCATATCTCGGCGCTGCCCACCGCCTCCACCCACATCGTCCCCGACCCGGTCCGCACCCGCAAGCTGCTGCTGAATCGCGCCGAGTTGGATCAGCTGGTCGGTGCCGTGGAACGGCGCGGCTATACCCTGGTGCCTCTGGAATTGTATTGGAAGAACGGCAAGGCGAAACTGCGTATCGGTCTGGCCAAGGGCAAGAAGGAACACGACAAGCGCGATACCGAAAAGGACCGCGACTGGAAGCGGGAAAAGTCGCGGCTGATGAAACATTCGGCGCGCTGA
- a CDS encoding type II toxin-antitoxin system RatA family toxin, which produces MREVTKSALVPYTPAQMYALVADIERYPQFVPWLDGARELERTQDFVVGCLEMRRAGLRERFTTRNTLTPPHEISLALVEGPFRTLEGRWRFDAIGDRGTRVSLWIRFEFSNAMLSLLLSRSFEKNCGELVDAFVARARAVYGRN; this is translated from the coding sequence ATGCGGGAAGTAACAAAAAGTGCGCTGGTGCCCTATACGCCGGCGCAGATGTATGCATTAGTCGCTGACATCGAGCGCTATCCCCAGTTCGTCCCCTGGCTGGACGGCGCGCGCGAACTCGAGCGTACTCAGGACTTCGTGGTGGGGTGTTTGGAGATGCGCCGTGCCGGCCTGCGTGAGCGTTTCACGACGCGCAATACGCTCACGCCGCCGCATGAAATCTCGCTTGCACTGGTGGAAGGACCGTTTCGGACCTTGGAAGGACGCTGGCGGTTCGACGCGATCGGTGATCGCGGTACCCGGGTCAGCTTATGGATACGATTCGAGTTTTCCAATGCCATGCTATCCCTGCTGCTGTCACGTTCCTTCGAAAAGAATTGCGGGGAGCTGGTCGATGCATTCGTGGCACGCGCGCGCGCCGTGTATGGGAGGAATTGA
- a CDS encoding RnfH family protein — MGTEPVPDQRIPVQVVYALPGYQAIVALDVPEGATASEAVTLSGLLDRFPEIGAAPEACAVYGRLVPPSHVLAAQDRVEILRPLLIDPKENRRQVAARNQAATRRQTVTTCRSQ, encoded by the coding sequence ATGGGCACCGAGCCTGTACCAGACCAGAGGATCCCAGTGCAAGTGGTCTATGCGCTGCCCGGCTACCAGGCGATCGTGGCGCTGGATGTGCCGGAGGGGGCAACGGCGTCCGAGGCCGTGACACTTTCTGGATTGCTGGATCGATTTCCGGAAATCGGTGCCGCACCGGAGGCCTGTGCCGTCTACGGTCGCCTCGTGCCTCCCAGCCATGTTCTGGCCGCTCAGGACCGTGTGGAGATCCTGCGTCCGCTATTGATCGATCCCAAGGAGAATCGCCGTCAAGTTGCCGCCAGGAACCAGGCCGCCACCCGACGTCAAACGGTTACTACCTGCCGGTCGCAGTAA
- a CDS encoding outer membrane protein assembly factor BamE, with amino-acid sequence MTHTTLQPASGHPHYQHRGGRFFYASVFPSAGALAALVILLILALSGCVYRIDIQQGNFLDQEDIDRVAVGMTRVQVRALLGTPMVADPFHEERWDYVYYLKQGRLKKPEYRHFIVRFDAADKVASIEYPAKGSRTSNTQNEAADPSDRNARSDSPAELARST; translated from the coding sequence ATGACACATACGACATTACAGCCCGCTAGCGGGCATCCGCACTACCAGCATCGTGGCGGGCGTTTCTTTTACGCATCGGTCTTTCCATCGGCCGGCGCACTGGCTGCGCTGGTCATTCTGCTGATACTGGCTCTATCAGGCTGCGTGTATCGCATCGACATCCAGCAGGGCAATTTCCTCGACCAAGAAGACATCGACAGAGTTGCCGTGGGCATGACCCGCGTCCAGGTACGTGCGCTCCTGGGCACGCCCATGGTAGCCGATCCCTTCCACGAGGAGCGCTGGGACTACGTGTACTACTTGAAACAGGGACGCCTCAAGAAGCCCGAGTACAGACATTTCATCGTACGCTTCGATGCCGCCGACAAGGTAGCGAGCATCGAGTATCCCGCCAAGGGCAGCCGCACCAGCAATACCCAGAATGAAGCAGCAGACCCGAGCGATCGCAACGCCCGGAGCGACAGCCCGGCGGAGCTCGCCCGGAGCACCTGA
- the fur gene encoding ferric iron uptake transcriptional regulator yields the protein MESSDLRKAGLKVTLPRVKILEILGSATPRHMSAEDIYKRLLESNEDIGLATVYRVLTQFESVELVTRHHFEGATAVFELNLGEHHDHIVCLDCGKVEEFMDAGIEDRQQAIAERLQFEIKDHSLILYGHCKRENCPNRPAKSER from the coding sequence GTGGAAAGCAGCGATCTGCGCAAGGCCGGACTCAAGGTCACACTGCCGCGCGTCAAGATTCTCGAGATTCTAGGCAGCGCGACGCCGCGGCACATGAGCGCGGAGGACATCTACAAGCGCCTGCTGGAATCTAACGAGGATATTGGCCTGGCCACCGTGTATCGGGTGCTCACTCAGTTCGAATCGGTCGAACTGGTGACCCGGCATCATTTCGAAGGTGCGACTGCCGTTTTCGAGCTGAATCTGGGGGAGCATCACGACCATATCGTGTGTCTCGACTGTGGCAAAGTCGAAGAGTTCATGGACGCTGGAATCGAAGATCGCCAGCAGGCGATTGCGGAACGCCTGCAATTCGAGATCAAGGATCATTCCCTGATCCTGTATGGGCATTGCAAGCGGGAGAACTGTCCCAACCGACCGGCCAAGTCCGAGCGGTGA
- the recN gene encoding DNA repair protein RecN, whose amino-acid sequence MLVHIQIRDFAIIDAVELGLGPGLTVLTGETGAGKSILVDALLLASGMRAGTEVIRHGASRAEVSATFTIHGNEAASAWLAEQAIDHDGECVLRRVVSADGRSRAYINGQTMPLQTLRQLAEVLLDVHGQMEFQSLVRRAAQRELLDQSADHRQLQNLVAQCWRARSALLEERERCAATAQGRETRLELLRHHLHELEVMEPKPGEIEALSEERRRLSQHGRLASGAREIMLLLREAEDFNAEQALARALHLARGLAQLDGRCEPMPGLMEESLICLREGIDTVAHYESNLDADPQRLEWLEQRLAALESIARKHRVEPGELPLLRLRLEEEHRQLEALEISLERLDQRLETAQRAFQEACERLSAARVAAARRLSRQITVLMQTLGMPGGELRIDVRPLPTEAQGLHGADDIEFLVSANPGQPPKSLAKVASGGELSRISLAIQVAAVQNDALPCLVFDEVDAGIGGGVAEIVGRQLRALGERAQVLCVTHLPQVASQGHAHVRVTKLIDGKSTRTALRLLDAEERVEEIARMLGGIDITEKARAHAAEMLRPGSPKKAKTGNAKKTRL is encoded by the coding sequence ATGCTCGTTCATATCCAGATCCGCGATTTCGCGATCATCGACGCCGTCGAACTCGGATTGGGTCCGGGCCTGACGGTACTCACCGGCGAAACGGGGGCCGGCAAATCCATTCTCGTGGATGCCCTGCTGCTGGCCTCCGGCATGCGCGCCGGCACCGAAGTGATACGTCACGGAGCCTCGCGCGCCGAAGTGTCCGCTACATTCACCATCCACGGCAATGAAGCCGCCAGCGCCTGGCTGGCTGAACAAGCGATCGATCACGATGGCGAATGTGTATTGCGGCGCGTAGTGTCTGCCGACGGGCGCTCGCGCGCCTATATCAATGGACAGACCATGCCGTTGCAGACGCTGCGCCAGCTCGCCGAGGTGCTGCTCGACGTCCATGGACAGATGGAATTCCAATCGTTGGTACGCCGGGCGGCCCAGCGTGAGCTGCTGGATCAAAGCGCCGATCATCGGCAACTGCAGAATCTGGTCGCACAATGCTGGCGCGCGCGCAGCGCTCTACTGGAGGAGCGGGAACGATGCGCCGCAACGGCGCAGGGCCGCGAAACGCGCCTGGAGCTGCTGCGTCATCACCTCCATGAACTGGAGGTGATGGAGCCCAAACCCGGGGAGATCGAAGCACTGTCGGAGGAGCGCCGACGATTGTCGCAGCATGGCCGTCTGGCCTCCGGCGCCCGCGAAATCATGCTGCTCCTGCGCGAGGCAGAAGATTTCAATGCCGAGCAGGCGCTGGCCCGAGCTCTACATCTGGCACGCGGGCTTGCGCAGCTCGATGGGCGCTGCGAGCCCATGCCGGGATTGATGGAAGAAAGTCTGATTTGTTTGCGCGAGGGTATCGATACCGTCGCGCACTATGAATCCAATCTCGACGCCGATCCACAGCGTCTGGAATGGCTCGAGCAACGCCTGGCGGCATTGGAATCCATTGCCCGCAAACACCGTGTCGAGCCTGGCGAATTACCGCTGCTGCGCCTTCGCCTGGAAGAGGAGCACCGGCAATTGGAGGCGCTGGAAATCTCGCTGGAACGGCTCGATCAGCGCCTCGAAACCGCCCAGCGAGCATTCCAGGAGGCCTGTGAGCGGCTCAGCGCCGCACGGGTCGCCGCCGCACGACGCCTGTCGCGGCAGATTACCGTTCTGATGCAGACCCTGGGTATGCCCGGCGGCGAGCTGCGTATCGATGTACGCCCCCTGCCCACCGAAGCACAGGGTCTTCACGGCGCCGACGATATCGAATTCCTGGTCAGCGCAAATCCCGGGCAACCGCCGAAATCGCTCGCCAAGGTTGCCTCCGGCGGCGAACTTTCACGCATCAGCCTGGCGATCCAGGTCGCTGCCGTCCAGAACGATGCCCTGCCCTGCCTGGTTTTCGATGAGGTAGATGCGGGTATCGGCGGCGGCGTCGCCGAGATCGTGGGTCGGCAGTTGCGCGCCCTCGGCGAGCGAGCCCAAGTGTTGTGCGTCACTCACCTGCCGCAGGTGGCCAGCCAGGGACACGCCCATGTCAGAGTCACCAAACTGATCGACGGCAAGAGCACTCGCACGGCGCTGCGACTTCTGGATGCCGAGGAGCGTGTCGAGGAAATCGCCCGCATGCTTGGCGGCATCGACATCACCGAGAAGGCTCGCGCGCATGCGGCAGAGATGCTGCGCCCCGGCAGTCCCAAAAAGGCAAAAACCGGCAATGCCAAGAAGACAAGACTCTAA
- a CDS encoding NAD(+)/NADH kinase — translation MPSATDIFQTLALIGNDRDTRVVESMQILATHLHSRGCRVMVDAGCCVDFGELAVERHPENQLAYLADLLVAIGGDGTMLHAARLASPRTTPVVGVNRGRLGFLADIGIAEMRERLDEVLAGRHVRDRRAMLQATLLPPGAIAPLPADPNLPSRSGHALNDVVLQKWQTGRMLDFETWIDGRYVNTHGGDGIVVATATGSTAYALSCGGPILYPELDAMVLAPICPHTLSDRPIVVRGTSTVELRLLPRADTQAQVLCDGCSLGELAPGGRLVIQPAPEHVILLHPADHDYYRILRSKLRWGRGDRAAEQFSD, via the coding sequence ATGCCCAGCGCCACCGACATTTTCCAGACACTGGCCCTCATCGGCAACGATCGCGATACCCGCGTGGTGGAGTCCATGCAGATCCTGGCTACGCACCTGCACAGCCGAGGATGCCGTGTCATGGTGGACGCCGGCTGCTGCGTCGATTTCGGCGAACTCGCCGTCGAGCGCCATCCGGAAAACCAGTTGGCCTATTTGGCGGATCTGCTGGTGGCTATCGGCGGCGACGGCACGATGCTGCATGCCGCACGTCTCGCCTCGCCCCGTACGACGCCGGTGGTGGGCGTCAATCGTGGACGGCTGGGCTTTCTTGCCGACATCGGTATCGCGGAAATGCGCGAGCGGCTCGACGAAGTCCTGGCGGGGCGGCATGTACGGGATCGCCGCGCCATGCTTCAGGCGACGCTGCTGCCCCCGGGAGCCATCGCGCCCCTTCCTGCGGATCCGAATCTGCCCAGCCGCAGCGGCCATGCACTGAATGATGTCGTGCTGCAGAAATGGCAGACCGGCCGGATGCTCGACTTCGAAACCTGGATCGATGGGCGTTATGTCAATACACATGGCGGCGACGGCATCGTCGTCGCCACGGCAACCGGCTCGACAGCCTACGCCCTGTCCTGCGGCGGACCGATCCTGTATCCGGAACTCGATGCCATGGTGCTCGCACCGATTTGTCCACACACGCTGTCCGACCGGCCCATCGTCGTGCGCGGCACATCAACGGTGGAGCTGCGGCTGCTACCGCGGGCCGACACCCAGGCTCAGGTGCTCTGCGACGGCTGCTCGCTGGGGGAGCTGGCCCCCGGCGGCCGGCTGGTAATCCAGCCGGCACCCGAGCATGTCATACTGCTGCATCCCGCCGATCATGATTATTACCGTATCCTGCGCTCGAAACTGCGCTGGGGCCGCGGCGATCGCGCCGCCGAACAATTCTCCGATTGA
- the hrcA gene encoding heat-inducible transcriptional repressor HrcA, with product MSSQTTTDELLSDRAQQLLKMLVEHYIRDGQPVGSRTLSRDLGMNLSAATIRNVMADLEALGFVASPHTSAGRVPTDKGYRFFVDTLLKFQPLEDEKIAAIQTRLDEHTDDPKALVAAASQLLSNVTRLAGVVTLPRQSHASLSQIEFVPLSDNRVLAILIVNGREVQNRILHLDRYYSPDELRHASNYLNQEFGGKELREVREHLLNQLKETREHLNRTMLDAIHLAQHVVNTPVNGRMEYVMAGETNLMGFAELSNVEKLRRLFEAFTQQRDILHLLDQSLKAEGVQIFIGQESGYTILDECSIVTAPYTLDREVVGVLGVIGPTRMAYERVIPIVDITAKLLGSALNSRA from the coding sequence ATGTCCTCGCAGACCACGACAGACGAGCTGCTCAGCGATCGCGCCCAGCAATTGCTGAAGATGCTGGTCGAACACTACATACGCGACGGCCAGCCAGTCGGATCGCGCACGCTGTCGCGCGACTTAGGTATGAATCTGAGCGCCGCCACGATCCGCAATGTCATGGCGGACCTGGAGGCACTGGGCTTCGTCGCATCCCCGCATACCTCCGCCGGACGCGTGCCCACCGATAAGGGCTATCGATTCTTTGTCGATACGCTGCTGAAATTCCAGCCGCTCGAAGATGAAAAGATCGCCGCCATCCAGACACGCCTGGACGAACACACCGATGACCCCAAGGCGCTGGTGGCCGCCGCATCGCAGCTTCTCTCGAACGTAACGCGTCTGGCCGGGGTCGTCACCCTGCCCAGGCAAAGCCATGCATCCTTGAGCCAGATCGAATTCGTTCCCCTGTCCGATAACCGGGTGCTGGCGATTCTGATCGTCAACGGACGAGAGGTTCAGAACCGCATCCTGCATCTGGATCGCTACTATAGTCCCGACGAGCTGCGCCATGCGTCCAACTATTTGAATCAGGAATTCGGTGGCAAGGAACTCCGCGAGGTACGCGAGCATCTGCTCAATCAGCTCAAGGAAACGCGCGAGCATTTGAATCGAACCATGCTGGATGCGATCCACCTGGCTCAGCATGTCGTCAATACGCCGGTCAACGGCCGCATGGAATATGTGATGGCCGGAGAGACGAACCTGATGGGGTTCGCCGAACTGTCCAACGTGGAGAAGCTGCGTCGGCTATTCGAAGCCTTCACGCAGCAGCGTGACATCCTGCATCTGCTGGATCAGAGCTTGAAGGCCGAAGGGGTGCAGATCTTCATCGGCCAGGAATCGGGCTACACGATACTGGACGAGTGCAGTATCGTCACGGCCCCGTACACGCTGGACAGGGAGGTCGTCGGGGTCCTTGGGGTGATCGGCCCTACCCGCATGGCCTATGAGCGGGTGATTCCGATCGTCGATATCACGGCGAAGCTGCTGGGATCGGCCTTGAATTCGCGCGCCTGA
- the grpE gene encoding nucleotide exchange factor GrpE codes for MTDPYEPERTLGTGPTQTSGLADEAPEVAELQTALAAAEGRAQESKDLYLRALAEVENVRKRAARDVEQAHKFALERFVNELIGVKDSLEAGVVSAGTADALREGSAATLKLLVKAFEQAGVVEIEPAGEPFNPELHEAMATQPSAEHATDTVLQIIQKGYQLNGRLLRPARVIVAKNN; via the coding sequence ATGACCGATCCATATGAGCCGGAGCGCACCCTGGGTACCGGACCGACACAGACATCAGGACTTGCCGATGAGGCCCCCGAGGTCGCCGAACTGCAGACTGCGCTGGCTGCCGCGGAAGGCCGGGCTCAGGAAAGCAAGGATCTGTATCTTCGCGCGCTGGCCGAAGTCGAGAATGTACGCAAGCGGGCGGCCCGTGACGTGGAACAGGCGCACAAGTTCGCGCTGGAGCGCTTCGTCAATGAACTGATCGGCGTGAAGGACAGCCTGGAGGCCGGTGTGGTCAGCGCCGGCACGGCGGACGCCTTGCGAGAGGGTTCAGCGGCAACTCTGAAGCTGCTGGTGAAAGCCTTCGAGCAAGCCGGCGTCGTCGAGATCGAACCGGCGGGCGAGCCGTTCAATCCCGAGCTCCATGAGGCCATGGCGACCCAGCCGTCTGCGGAACATGCCACCGATACCGTGCTGCAGATCATTCAGAAAGGGTATCAGCTCAACGGCCGGCTATTGCGTCCGGCCCGTGTAATCGTTGCTAAAAATAATTAA